CTTACATTTGGAGACCTTTCGAACTCGACATTTTGGCACAGCAAACCAGCACGCACCCCCCTTCGACTTATTGTTGATGTACTGCcgaccatggccaccaacGGTCTTTTGAGCTCAGATGATGAGCTGTTTTTTGATCCCATGCCGACAGAAGAACCCACGACCTATGAGTTTCAGTCCGAACTGTCAGACGATGAGGATCCAGATCCGATTGCGGTCGACGAGATTACCCAGCCTGTTGCGCCTTCGGTACCGTCACATTTGATGCCTGCGATGCCTCGTGCGAATATAGACAACTTTTTGCCCGACGACTCCATACAGTATGAGGAACCACCGGTAACGAATGGGCATGGCTATGACGGACATCGAAGCGATAGAGACGACTCGGCCGGTCCAGTCACAAGAATCGTCGACATTGAAGTAGCGTTACCGGAGATGtcggaggaaaagaaggccgagttTGAGTACATTGAGGTGCCAGAGATGAAGCCAGAAACTGAGGGCTACATGACAAGGAGGACACGCAATGGGGTAAGGGGTTGTGCTGGGTGATTTGCTGTTTGTATCTGCTGTGGTGGGAGATATGATGAGCAAGGCTCAAGGATGCAAGTGTGTCAACATCATGGGAgttgtgttgctgtgttAGGTTGTGGCGTTTGTTTAAGGGGCTGTAGTTGGCAACTCTTCCAAGTGGTTGAGTGGAAGCTGGACGACAACCACAAGGGCCTCAGGGgtcggggggtgggtggggttGCCATCAAAGTATCAAGTCCCAACATGGAGAGCAAGTTGATCTGTCGGGATGTAATGAAATCCCGGGCTCCAGATCCAAACTCTTTTGGGTTTGTCTTTAGTATGGAGCCAGGGGTTTTTGAGGAGCTTGAATTGTGCGGTCTTGGTGCCTACAGTATCGCTAGCCTCGCTGTTCTGGCTTCAAACATGGTCAGCATCCTCTTCCTAGCCCGCATGACGACCTCCAGTTTTTGGCATCTCCCAAGCCGAAGACTTGTCTGGCTTCTTTTCTGCCTTCACCCAtcgctccttctccacctaAGGATTTTGACTGGGTCACACAACTACTGTCAATGACCTCCCCCTATTGATCACAATattgctccttcccaacaCACCTTCGTCTGAACCCTTAGCGCCTTTTCATTATTTGCAGGTCACACGGTTTTGTTATCCATCTATTTCTCCGTTTGGTTTGATTCGCCGTTTTCCTCTTTCCGAGAACCTCAACTTTCTCGCTGCTGCTCGCCTCCCAAGCTTCTGAAAACGCCCATTCTCGCCGGTTTGTTCCTTCCAATGGGGTCTTCCAGTCACTCCGACGGCGAGTATACTCCGCCTTTCGACGACAAGAATAGCGGGGATGACGGGGCTCTGCTCAGCCTGACTGCCGAGGCCAGCAACGGCAGGCAGTTGTCACCTGACGACTACTATATTGACGAGGTTGAGTATATTGACCCAGAGGAAGCCGACTGGAATATTCAATCAGGCAACAACCTGCCAACCAGCGACTTCGACCGCGACTATTTGAACAATTTTCACCCTGCCTACCTGGATGAGCACCAGCCAGAGCACAGAAATTTCGTTCAGTCACAGCAGATGATCATGGATCGCGTCAACCAGGAATCCGACCATGCCTACGAAGGCGATAGCGACTATGCCTCTGATCACGCCTCTGAGTATAAGGACAGTGACTACGACTCTGACCCCATGGATATTGACCAGATTGACAGCGACGACGGCAGTGACTCTGTAAGCGCAGGCAGCCAGATTGGCGGAATTGGGCGACCAGAGTCAAGTGACTCAATCTCTGCACTGCATTCACTTATTCATTTACTTGTTGCAAAACTCTCTATTTCCCGCATTTCTCTTGTTCATTCCAATCAATGCCCATTGTTCTTTCTTGCCGGCAAATTGTTGACCCATACTTTATAGGACTATTATGATGACTCCAGAAAGCGCAAGAGAGATTATAACGATAACTACTCTGGTGCCGTTGACGATTTCGACGAGGCCTCTGACGACGACATCCCCCGCACCCGAGGTGCCCCCACCAAGCTTCCGCCTGTCAACTTTGGCAGATCTCTGCGCAAGCGTGCTGAAGTCACCAATTACTATGGCAGTCAAGATGAGTTgcaggaggatgatgaggattcATTCATTGTCACCTCTGATATTGTGCGACCCGGCCGAAAGAAGTTGAAGCGCTTGTCTTCGAGGCTTTCTGCCAGGACCACACAGAAGACCACGTCTGTCTCTGCCTCTGCGGGTGACTCTGACATAGAATTTGAgagcagccgccgccgttcATCCCGTGCCAACAAGAACACCAGAAAGATGGTCGACCAGTacgccgaggacgacgatgacgaggatgatgaagccTTTTACATCTCGGACAACAAACCTGCTGCTGGCCCCAAAGTCGCCAGCGTGAAGGAGATCTTCCAGGGCAACATTCCCACCGACTTCAAGGAAGCTCACAGGTTGACCTGCGACAGTTGTGGCTATCCTGATGACCGCAACAAGGGAACCTTTGTCTTTTGTCAAGGCTGCTCCAATGTCTATCACAAAGTCTGTCTGGGCAACCGCAGCAGCCGTGAGCAGCGTGTGACCAAGGTTGGGCCAGATTCCTTCGTCATGCAGTGCCGCTTTTGCATCGATGTTTACAAGAAGCGAGACCCGCGGGCACCCAGCCACGGCACATGCCAAACTTGCCATGTCAGAGGCCCATCATGCATCCCTTTCTccgaaaagaaaacacccaagcaagaggagaagTTGCGCATCGATAATGGCGGTGTTGATCCCATCACGGAGGTCAATCCCAAGCttatcaacaaccacaacaacgtcCTCTTTCGCTGTGCCAGGTGCCATCGAGGCTGGCACTATGAacatctcccccatcccaacccgACTCGAGACCCGTCTTGGTCAGAGCCTCTCAATCTACACAAGCTCAGGTTGGAAGAGTACCAGATCGATTGGATGTGCAAGGACTGTCGTGACACAGATGGGCTCAAGCCTGACAAGATTGTGGCCTGGCGCCCAGCTGATCGCAAGAGCTACATCGAAGGTCAGACTATCGCAGACTTCGACGAGGATCAAATCGAGTACCTGATCAAGTGGGAGCGCCAGTCTTACAACCATTGCCAGTGGTTCCCTGGCGCCTGGGTCTATGGTATCGTCAAACACAACATGCGTGTCTCCTTCCTCAAGAGGACATTTGGAGAGGGGCTTGAGGGAGGTCCTGACAGCGAGATCAAGGCAGATTCTCTGCTCAGATGGACCGAAAAGGAGGCCATCTATAATGTCTGGGTCACACCTGATATCATTCTCGATGTCCACGTCGCTCCGCGAACCGTCGAGGCTGAAGCAAAGTACAAGGCTCGGTCTCGCGAGGACAAGTTCCAGGAGGACTTGAGCCGGATCTTCCACGTGGTCAAAATCCTTGTGAAGTTTGAGGGCCTTGGGTACGAGGATGTTGTTTGGGACACCCCTCCGGACTCGTCAGACGGTGCTCTCTGGGAGGCGTATCAAGAGGCGTACCGGGAGTACCTCAATGGCAAGCACTTCAAACCAGAGTCCAACCGTGTCATGCGAGAGCGCCTCCAAGAATTCCACCAACTCGATTTCGTCAAAGATATCGAACTCAAGAAGCAGCCCGAGGGCCTCAAGCGCGGCCAGCTTATGGAATATCAGATCAATGGCGTCAACTGGATGCTTCACAACTTCCGTCATGACAGGAGTGTCATTCTTGCCGATGAGATGGGTCTGGGCAAGACAGTTCAAATCGTGGCACTGCTCTACACTCTCATCATGACCAAGCCTCGCATCTGGCCGTTTCTTGTTGTGGTGCCAAATGCGACCTGCGCCAACTGGCGACGTGAGATCAAGAAATGGGCTCCTGACCTTCGAGTTGTTGCATACTATGGCGGACGAGTGTCTCAACAGGCCGCAAAGGAGTACGAGCTGTTTCCAGGCAATACTCGCGACATGAAGGCACACGTTGTCATCATGTCCTACGACTCGGTCAAGGACAGTGAAACGCGATCCCGGTTCAGCAGTGTGAAGTGGGCTGGTCTAATTGTCGACGAAGCTCAGGCTCTCAAGAATGACGAGAATTCGCTGTACAAGGCCTTGAACATGCTCAATATCCCGTTCAAGGTTCTTCTGACAGGAACGCCATTGCAAAACAACAAGAGGGAGTTATTCAACCTCCTTCAGTTCATCGACCCCAGTATGAAGGCCGAGCAGCTTGACCAAGAGTACGACCAGATCACCTCGGAAAACCTCAGGCATCTTCATGATCTGATACGGCCGTATTTCTTGCGCCGCACAAAGGCCGAGGTGCTCAACTTCCTGCCGACGATGGCTCAGATCATTGTCCCTGTTTCGATGTCGGTCTTGCAAGAGAGGCTCTGCAAGTCGATCATGGAGAAGAACCCTCAGCTCATTCGATCCATCTTTGCTCAGGGCAAACTGAAGGCCAACGAGCGTGGGTCGCTGAGCAACATCCTCATGCAACTGCGCAAGTGTCTCTGCCATCCTTTCATCTACAGCCAGGCAATCGAAGATCGCAACCTGTCTCCCGAGCTCACTCGCCGGAACTTGATTGAGGCCTCTTCCAAGCTGATGCTCTTGGAGATTATGCTGCCCAAGTTGAAAGAGCGCGGCCACCGCGTCCTCATCTTCAGTCAGTTCCTTGACCAGCTGACGGTCCTTGAGGACTTTCTGATGAGTTTGAACCTCAGGCACGAGCGTTTGGACGGCAGTCAGTCTAGTTtggagaagcagaagaagatcgACGCATACAACGCTCCAGATTCAGACATCTTCTGCATGTTGTTGTCGACGcgcgctggtggtgttggtatCAACTTGGCGACGGCCGacaccgtcatcatcctcgacccCGACTGGAACCCTCACCAAGATATCCAGGCTCTTTCACGCGCCCATCGTATCGGACAGCGTAAGAAGGTCTTGTGCTTCCAGCTCGTCACTGTTGactcggccgaggagaagattcTTCAGATCGGTCGCAAGAAAATGGCGCTCGATCATCTGCTCATCGAGACCATGGACAATCAGGACGACGCCCCCAATGACGTCGAGTCGGTCTTGAAGCACGGCGCTGAAGCTCTCTTTGgcgaaaagaagaaggatgccaTCAAATACGATTCGGCTGCTGTTGACAAGCTTTTAGATCGATCCATGCAGGAGGAAACCAAGACCGACGATAAGAAATCGGCCGAGTCTGCATTTGCCCACGCCCGAGTGTGGGCCAACGATGGTCTTGCTGACGAGATGAAGGAGACCGAACAGCAGGAGATGTCGCTCAGTGTCTGGGACCAAATTCTCAAGCAGCGTGAAGAGGAGGCTCGTCGTAAGGCCGAGAAAGCTAGGGAAACTCTCGGCCGCGGTGGACGCCGTCGTGGGGTGAGTAGTTATGCTTCCAGTCTCTGGAAGTCCAGAATACTAACGAACAACAGAATGCCAACTACGCAGGTCCCCAGTTCGAGTTtgacgagggagagaagCCAGACAGTGATCAAGGCGAAGGTGATCATGACTTCATCGCTAAaagcgatggtggtgatacAAGCGACGAGGAAGTCGGCACTCCAGCCACTGGGCTATCAGCACACTTGCGCAAGTCAGGTACGAAAAGTCAACTTTCTTTAGTTCAGTCAAGAAGCAGAGCCAAAGGCAACAAAGGGGGCGCGACACCACCAGTCACGCCTAGCAAGAGGAAGACCCCGCAAAAGACCACTCAAACACGCAGCATTATTCGAACCACAAGCTCACGCAAGACAACTTCTCAGACAACGAAAGCGGCCAGGCCCAGACCCAAAGCAacgcccaagcccaagggaaagcagcagcagcaggagcagcagcttccCTCGCCCCCCAAAACGGCCACGCCAAAGGCGCCGTCAATGGTGATAAAGTTAAACGTTCCCAAGTCGAAGTCGCCATCTTCACGGCCCAAGGCCCAGGcgcccaacaacaaaacgGCGGTGGCGCCAGCAACAGTCGCCCAGTTAGCACAGACGTCCGGTTTAATGTCCCTGACAATGCTGCGTCCCAAAATCAaagacggcagcagcagcagcagcagctcggaGCTGTCGGAGATGTCGGGGGAGCCCCAGTAACTCACCACCAGGCAGGTGCAAGCATGACAGCCTCTCAAAGGGCGGGGATTGACTTGTTGAACTCGATTGCGATGAGGCCTGCTGGGCAgtctggaggtggtgggggtgggggggtgatggttaACCAGATTGGTGTGCCGACGGTTCCGAGCtcgacgtcgtcgtcggtggcggcggcggcggtggtgctgccaAAGGCGGAGCAGTGCGTTGTTTGCAAGTATAGTCACCCGTGGAGCTGGGAGTGCCCTGAGATGAGGAGCATGAGGAATTTGAGGGTGGCGTTGGATGAGCTGAAGCGGGATGGGAggttgacggaggaggagaggagtgggtggagggggtttttggtggagaagttgaggttgttgagggggtgatCTTGGGGCTTGCTCATAATTTTTGAGGATTGTTGTgtgttgttttctttttggaagGGGAGTGCTAGTCAGACGGGGAGACAAaatggtgatggggaggggctggctggtgatTCATTGCGAAAGAGAGGGGGTGCTCTGGCAGGATCTCTAAGCTCTTTTCATTCAGAAGAGAGGGATTATCTTCTTTTTAATACTCTGTGGTTGAGTTTTCTATTGCATAGCGCGATATACCCTGGGGTTTTTTCCGGTGCATTGAGGCATTCggatggaggtggggaggcgTCGGGGGTTTGCTTCTGCGCGCCACGCAGCATCATACAGAGAGATTTTTTATTTACAAAGACGGGGATTGCGTTTGTGCTtgctacctacctatgtGATGTGCTCAAGAGTGACTGTTTACCTATGTTTGTGTGATGTTGCCCACACTGGTTTGTTTCCatgagaaggggaggggtgttggcCTTGTTCGGGTGGGCTGctatggggaggggagagttggggaggggagaattggggaggagagagtcggaggggagagagttggggaggagggtgggcgACTTGACATGGTTGGGATGCGAGTTGCAGGGGAAAACTGGAAAGAAACGGAGTTGTAGAACGATGAGATTGGTGGTGCGCTAGCTACACACGATGGATCCAATGGGTTGGTGGTATGTACCTAGTTTATTGCTAGAATGGGaatggatggtgagggttgtggcTGGCATTGGTGTTGACGTTGACATTTGACAGCTGACGGGTTGACGTGCGTAGCGGCCCGTTGAATGGACTGAGCTTAGCCTCTTCTAGAAATGAGGGACACGAGAAAGAGTTTTGGTATTTTCTGTGTTTTAGAGCTGCCCAAAGCTTTGTTTATTTATTGGCTTTGGAGATCTGTTGTAAGTGGCAGGATGCTTAGTGGTTGATATGGCTCCATTGGGATACCCACCAACTTTGACACTGGACGTAAAGAACCCTTTCTGGATGGTATGTGACCTTTGGAGATTTGGAAGTATATAGGGCAAAGACGAGATGTTGGGATCAACTGTCAGTACTTGTCATCCGATGTCTTGGAATACACGTGGTAACTTCAACATGCATAATCTTGGTATTGACTTGATGCTGTTATTCTTTTTGTGGATCTAGCCACATCTTGCAAGTGTCaagtacctacctaagcCCTGGAAGTAAATAACAATTCAATGTCTGTCCGGTAAGTGCTCACAGGCACCGGTGTTTGGCGTGTGGAGTGCTATGTGAGCGGAGGTTGGCGCCACTTCTCACCACGATGCTGGAAAAGCATCTTGATCAATGAGATGATATTCTCACAGTCCCTGAAGCCGTActacccatcccatccatcagcCAGCTCCCGCCGTGTAGCCGCCCTGAACACAGATATTTCACCAAGGATCACAACACACATGCACTAAATACCTTTTTGGTACCTTCCGGTATCTTTTCTCCCATTTGCGGTCGGAGTGGCCGTTTGTCACGTGCGACTAGTGAACCAAAAAGAACAGGCACCAAATGTGGCTTCCCGTCCAGTGCCTGAGCAAAGGCAAGCAACCTTATTCAGATTGACTGTGAGGCCGTTTGCTTCAACCTTGTTCAAGTCCTTTTGGTCTGTCCGGCATTTGTTTACATGCATTGATATGAGTCAACGGGGAGATGTCTGCTCGTTCCGATAGGTTGGCAAGTTGCTTTCTGAAGTGTTGAGGCTCATGCATTCCACAAGCCCACCACAAGCTTATGTGGCTTGTCTGTTCGTTTGgttgcggtggaggagaggttaGCAACGGAAAACACCGATCAAGCGTGGATTAGGGCGCCAGACTAGGGTAGTAAGAACCAGAACGATAAATAACGGGACAGATATCTATGTGGCTGTTTAggttccttctcctcttttctGATGCTGGCTGTTACGCTGTCAATCGGTAGCAAGTAAATATCTTACCTAACTTAGATATCAACACTAAGGTATTTTCCAAGTGCATCTGCTGTTTTGCCTTGCAACTTCATCTTCAACCCTGGTCCCTTGTCCCTCGTCCCTTCCTGCCCTCTGCCGGAGACGCACAACAGGCAGGCGTACAACACTTCAAAGCTACGGTCGTACTTGCTTGTGATCTGCTCAACTGGCTACACCTGCCAGCTAGGTAGATACGAGGGCTCCCAGTCACCTAGCTCCAGCACCATCAGCGGCATCAGCCTTGTTTTAACTGACACTGTCCGCTGGCCCACCGGTGTGCCGTTCCACGAGGCCTCATTCATTCTTGTCCTCGCTCTATTGTTACCGCACGCCTCATTACCATTCTCAGCTCTATTTTCCGGCCAAGGATACCAGTCCTGCTGTCAACAGTGCTAACCTGCATATACTTTCTATAGAGGATGTTTACGGCGGTATAAACACGACAACCCAAGTCGACCAGGCTTTCCGCCAGCTGTCTCAATTGATTGGACTGCGACTATATCATTCCGTTTGCACGCACCCACCACGCACATCCTGTTacctctctcactctctctttCTCGCCTCCCGGGGGGCAGTGCCGGCATTGTTTCCTTTTGGATTTGACTTGACCAGTGTGTGCTGTCTCCGCCATTTGTTTTTGTTCTGTACTGTTTCCTTTGACTTCCCGAGCTTCTCTGCTTTTTCCATGTACACGCCTTTGGCTGATGTGAAAGCAGGGTTCTCCGTCAACGCAATGTCTAGTGGTAACCtgcatcaacagcagcctgACTGCAAGCAGCCTAGGCCTCATTGGTTCGCTGGGGAGCTTTCATCGCCTTCCGTGGCATCTTCTGGCCGCTCTCCGTCATTGACCAGTCTTGAGTCCGTTTCTTCTCTTGATAGTGTGTCAGAATCGGCCTTGAagacaccaacagcaccggCAAACTGGCGTGCTGATTCCAACGAGACAAAAGAAGCTGCAGGCACGACCGACCAAGTAGTAAATAAGCCAGGCAGGCGTCACAACTTTCGTCAGggctctccatcttctctgTTCACCAGTTCTGGTGCTGCGACTCCGACATCGTCTCATCGCATCCCTTCGGTAGTGAACCCAACTTCTCAGAACGCGGGTATTCATGCGCCAAAACCCTCTGTTGAAAGGGAACGACACGAAGAAGATCCTGCTGGCAGTTGCGGAGCACGCGATCCTGACTGTTTTGATTCAGTTAGTGGTGTTGGGTCCAGGCTCGACACTGATTGTGAACAAGGCCACAGAGGTACATACCCCTCTTGCACACATGTTCCTGATGCAGCTTACTGACTTGTAACTGCAGCTCACGAGTTCTCTTTTGTTGACGATAACAGCCTGAAGGCATCTTCAGGGCTTGTATCACCTAGCTTTTCTCCCCAAGCTGGATACAGGAGAAAGTATTCACATGAGCGTGACAGAAAAGCCCATATTTTGCAGCAGTTTGAGAGTATCAGAGGTGTTTGGCCGTCGGATTCTGTAACTGGTTGGTATACCCTGCTTCTAAACGACGACGCCAGTATGCCTGACTGATGATCATAGCTCCGTCACACAATACAAGCGGGTCCAGCCTCCTTTTCAAAGGTCCCATCGCAAAGAACATCGCCGAGATCAAATCTAAGCTCGCATTCGCTGGGCTTCTTGCCTCAACGGCCCTTTCTCAGCCAGCAGACAGGCACAActacaccaccccccgtccTCCTTCCCCGAGCATCGGCTCGGACACTACAATAAGGGCGGCCCCGCATCAGCTGACCACATATTCCGGCCAATCAACAGAGGTCACATCACCAGCAATACAAACAACAGGCAGTGCCCCGAATACCTCCGAGCCATTGTCCTCCGTTCCGGACCCACTTTCCGGAGGCATAAATATCTCCTTCGGGCAGCTCCCGAACTTGAACTCAGattcctctttttcttttgatgagcaacagcaacagcaacagcaacaaaaatCGTCCAAGCATCttgaaaaagaagaaatgTCTGGCTCCGTCGCGGGTAGCGTTGGCGCTGGCGAGCAGATGCGTCTGTCTGGTGGTGTGAGTGGAAGAGGGCAGCTTCCTGCCAGCACTGCCGGCCCCTTTGGTGGTCGCGCGAGAGGtatgtttgtttttttccaTTCATCTGTGTTAGTCGGTGTGTTTTGGAATTCATATACTTTCTCttttatcttttttttttgcttttcttttcttttgcttattttttcttttgctttttgcgTTGTCTCTGCTATGATTGTTGCACCGGTTGAATTTGTCTTCACTGGTAGAAACACAAGCTCTAACATGCTTCCAGGCATTGACAACTGGCGCCAGCGAGCGCAGTCCCCGCCCCAGCCCAGGACCGGCAATGGTATATATCTATTCAACCTCAATCATCTGAGCCAAGCTGATCAGTATATAGAtacaacctcttctccttctctggGCGCGGTCCTTGCTCCCGCCAATGGCAACTTTGCTGCTTGCCCCTCCCAGGGGTACAACCCTGGCTTCTCTTCGCCTGTTGCGCCGCGCTCTCCCACCTTggcgtctttttcttctgcccCGACCCGTCCCGCCGTCCTGTCCCCTGCTGCCCGGCAGCAGTTCACTCCTTTCCCCGGCCCatccgccgccaccagcatCTTTTCGCCTGGCACTCCGACCGTCTCTGCCGGCCTCAGTTTTAGTGACTTTGCCGGTGGCTCCAGCTTGTCGCCCGTCGGCTTCTCTGGTGCTCCCAGCTTTGTCGACCCGTCTGGTTTCGCCTCTCTGTCGCTCTCTCACCCCGCGGCCGCCCGCCAAGGCCAGCTCGCCCATCTGCGAATGATGGGTGATGCTGGGACTGGCAATCTTTTCTCGGCCCCGACATCCCAGCCTCAGGGGCTGTACGGAGTCCCTTCGTCttctgccggtggtggtggctcgGCCACGAGCCCAACCACGACCGCTCCCCCGGCGATCCCGGCCCGGCGCCCCCAGAACTGGGATCTGGCTCAGTACCAGAGCCAGTATCTGGTCACCATCGGCCCTGATACCCAGGGATACTGTTTTGTCCGCCCTGACGGCAGCCGGACCCGACTGGTGCCCGTTGACATGCTCCCATTCTCGCTCGTTGGGCTTCCGCCTTCGGAGAACGACAATGACAAGTTGATTGAGTTGGTGATTCCCACCGGTATGGACCGACTTTGCAAGAATAGCAATATTGAGCGGGCGGTTGTTCAGGTACGTTCCATTCTAGTGTTTATTTActtgccccttttcttgTTGGGTGGGTGACGGGTGATGGTCTGTGCACTcagccctcaaccccaaccaaccctaGCCCGTCActgctctctttctcctgcCTGATGCTGACTTTGTGAACAGTCCCCCCCTAATCGCCATCAAGACCCCATCCAGGTAAGCAGTtttcctctctttttcctcATAATCACCTGGAGAGCTCTCCCGCCCATCCAGCCCAATCCAACTGAGACTCATATCAGAACCGTATTGACCATATCCTGCTCGCGTCTGATCCTCaggcttcttctgctgccgCCACTACCGGTTCCGGTCCGACTTCCCCTTCTGCCGCACAGCCTAGAAAGATCAAGGTCTATTGCGACAAGTGGGTTCACGAGGGGACCTGCGCGTTCACCCAACAAGGATGCAAGTACAAGCACGAGATGCCTATGGACAAGGCCACACAGCACAGTTTGGGGCTGTTTCATGGTTTGCCTACctggtggaagaagaggcaggcAGAGCTGTCTCGCGAGAGCGAGCGGGGTCCTCTGGAGCGCGGTGGCGGTGTTTCCGTTGGTGGAAGGTTTGCTACGGGCGGTTCTGGTGGCGTCACCGGCACTGGCGCTGGcgccggtgctggtgctgaagGTGGTCACAGACGATATGGTTCGAGCTGGTCGCGCTGGGAcagtgggagtggtggaagCGGTGTGGGGAGCGCATCTGGTATGCGCCGCGGTTCTTCTTCTACTGGTAGTGAGTCTGGTTTCCATTCTTTCAACTGGAGAGAGCGTCACCCGGCCCCGGGGTAATAAGCAGATGGTGtcgtttctttttgttgctcCCCCAATCTGAAGGTGGTGCGGTTGGCGTTTTCGTTTGCTTATATAAAGAAGAATACCCCGCGGTATAGTATATACCCCAAACGGTTTGAC
The sequence above is a segment of the Podospora pseudocomata strain CBS 415.72m chromosome 2 map unlocalized CBS415.72m_2, whole genome shotgun sequence genome. Coding sequences within it:
- a CDS encoding uncharacterized protein (EggNog:ENOG503P7R3; COG:S) translates to MSSGNLHQQQPDCKQPRPHWFAGELSSPSVASSGRSPSLTSLESVSSLDSVSESALKTPTAPANWRADSNETKEAAGTTDQVVNKPGRRHNFRQGSPSSLFTSSGAATPTSSHRIPSVVNPTSQNAGIHAPKPSVERERHEEDPAGSCGARDPDCFDSVSGVGSRLDTDCEQGHRAHEFSFVDDNSLKASSGLVSPSFSPQAGYRRKYSHERDRKAHILQQFESIRGVWPSDSVTAPSHNTSGSSLLFKGPIAKNIAEIKSKLAFAGLLASTALSQPADRHNYTTPRPPSPSIGSDTTIRAAPHQLTTYSGQSTEVTSPAIQTTGSAPNTSEPLSSVPDPLSGGINISFGQLPNLNSDSSFSFDEQQQQQQQQKSSKHLEKEEMSGSVAGSVGAGEQMRLSGGVSGRGQLPASTAGPFGGRARGIDNWRQRAQSPPQPRTGNGIYLFNLNHLSQADQYIDTTSSPSLGAVLAPANGNFAACPSQGYNPGFSSPVAPRSPTLASFSSAPTRPAVLSPAARQQFTPFPGPSAATSIFSPGTPTVSAGLSFSDFAGGSSLSPVGFSGAPSFVDPSGFASLSLSHPAAARQGQLAHLRMMGDAGTGNLFSAPTSQPQGLYGVPSSSAGGGGSATSPTTTAPPAIPARRPQNWDLAQYQSQYLVTIGPDTQGYCFVRPDGSRTRLVPVDMLPFSLVGLPPSENDNDKLIELVIPTGMDRLCKNSNIERAVVQSPPNRHQDPIQASSAAATTGSGPTSPSAAQPRKIKVYCDKWVHEGTCAFTQQGCKYKHEMPMDKATQHSLGLFHGLPTWWKKRQAELSRESERGPLERGGGVSVGGRFATGGSGGVTGTGAGAGAGAEGGHRRYGSSWSRWDSGSGGSGVGSASGMRRGSSSTGSESGFHSFNWRERHPAPG
- a CDS encoding uncharacterized protein (EggNog:ENOG503NVPP; COG:K; COG:L), with amino-acid sequence MGSSSHSDGEYTPPFDDKNSGDDGALLSLTAEASNGRQLSPDDYYIDEVEYIDPEEADWNIQSGNNLPTSDFDRDYLNNFHPAYLDEHQPEHRNFVQSQQMIMDRVNQESDHAYEGDSDYASDHASEYKDSDYDSDPMDIDQIDSDDGSDSDYYDDSRKRKRDYNDNYSGAVDDFDEASDDDIPRTRGAPTKLPPVNFGRSLRKRAEVTNYYGSQDELQEDDEDSFIVTSDIVRPGRKKLKRLSSRLSARTTQKTTSVSASAGDSDIEFESSRRRSSRANKNTRKMVDQYAEDDDDEDDEAFYISDNKPAAGPKVASVKEIFQGNIPTDFKEAHRLTCDSCGYPDDRNKGTFVFCQGCSNVYHKVCLGNRSSREQRVTKVGPDSFVMQCRFCIDVYKKRDPRAPSHGTCQTCHVRGPSCIPFSEKKTPKQEEKLRIDNGGVDPITEVNPKLINNHNNVLFRCARCHRGWHYEHLPHPNPTRDPSWSEPLNLHKLRLEEYQIDWMCKDCRDTDGLKPDKIVAWRPADRKSYIEGQTIADFDEDQIEYLIKWERQSYNHCQWFPGAWVYGIVKHNMRVSFLKRTFGEGLEGGPDSEIKADSLLRWTEKEAIYNVWVTPDIILDVHVAPRTVEAEAKYKARSREDKFQEDLSRIFHVVKILVKFEGLGYEDVVWDTPPDSSDGALWEAYQEAYREYLNGKHFKPESNRVMRERLQEFHQLDFVKDIELKKQPEGLKRGQLMEYQINGVNWMLHNFRHDRSVILADEMGLGKTVQIVALLYTLIMTKPRIWPFLVVVPNATCANWRREIKKWAPDLRVVAYYGGRVSQQAAKEYELFPGNTRDMKAHVVIMSYDSVKDSETRSRFSSVKWAGLIVDEAQALKNDENSLYKALNMLNIPFKVLLTGTPLQNNKRELFNLLQFIDPSMKAEQLDQEYDQITSENLRHLHDLIRPYFLRRTKAEVLNFLPTMAQIIVPVSMSVLQERLCKSIMEKNPQLIRSIFAQGKLKANERGSLSNILMQLRKCLCHPFIYSQAIEDRNLSPELTRRNLIEASSKLMLLEIMLPKLKERGHRVLIFSQFLDQLTVLEDFLMSLNLRHERLDGSQSSLEKQKKIDAYNAPDSDIFCMLLSTRAGGVGINLATADTVIILDPDWNPHQDIQALSRAHRIGQRKKVLCFQLVTVDSAEEKILQIGRKKMALDHLLIETMDNQDDAPNDVESVLKHGAEALFGEKKKDAIKYDSAAVDKLLDRSMQEETKTDDKKSAESAFAHARVWANDGLADEMKETEQQEMSLSVWDQILKQREEEARRKAEKARETLGRGGRRRGNANYAGPQFEFDEGEKPDSDQGEGDHDFIAKSDGGDTSDEEVGTPATGLSAHLRKSDNESGQAQTQSNAQAQGKAAAAGAAASLAPQNGHAKGAVNGDKVKRSQVEVAIFTAQGPGAQQQNGGGASNSRPVSTDVRFNVPDNAASQNQRRQQQQQQLGAVGDVGGAPVTHHQAGASMTASQRAGIDLLNSIAMRPAGQSGGGGGGGVMVNQIGVPTVPSSTSSSVAAAAVVLPKAEQCVVCKYSHPWSWECPEMRSMRNLRVALDELKRDGRLTEEERSGWRGFLVEKLRLLRG